From the Cucumis sativus cultivar 9930 chromosome 5, Cucumber_9930_V3, whole genome shotgun sequence genome, the window tgaaaatggagaatggagaaaatggtaaagataaaaaatggagaaaatcgtggaaaatgagagaaaatcGTGGAAAAAAttgtggaaaaaaagaaaatcttttaaaaaaattggaatatgaagaaaaataagtaaagTGTATTTGGagatattttcatcttttaccTTAAAATTTACcatactttcaattttggtaAAGATTTactatatctttaattaatttgttagtAATTTGCTATATTCCAGTGTTACGTTTAGGCACATAGCCCAAAAGATCAACTGGGCCACATCAGCTCCTTTGCTTGTTCCCTCCCATTTCCCGCTACTGCGACCAGTCCATCTTCAACTCTCTGCTCGTAAATCAATGCCGTTTTCTCAgctaaaattttggtaaaaggTCTTCTTCCTACTAAACTCTTATCAATTCTTACCTTTCTCTCTTGCTTGCTTGCTTCTAAATGTTCTGGCCCACCTCTCGAGTCCATTTCTTTTCACTATTTACTTCACTCAcctctttctttgttattgtttatatcgaatatatatatgtatacttgtatatatgtgtgtgttgCACGTATACTTTTGCCACTCGTCTGTTCTAGACCTGAATGTGTTCATGTGATGACCGTAATGAAGGGAAGAACGTTTGAGATGGACTCTTCTTCTATAGAGTTTGAATTGTTAAGTGGGTTATTGAGATAAGAGAGTGTCAGTGAAAAAGGGTAATTTGTagctttatatttttgtttgtggaAGTGAATTTCTGGGGATGTTTCTTTGGAGGCTTGTAAGCGTTCTCTTTTTCGTGATGTGTTGGTGAAAATTGAGCTGCTGAGTTTTGCGTTCTAAATGTTTGTTGAAATGCCTGAGTGGTGCAAATAATGTTCTCTCTTTATTTGGGTAGATAGGATCGTAATGAAACTCACGACAATTTATTGCTCATTTCATGGCATACGGAATTTGGTTTCATGCCCAAGTAAGCATGCTTTTGGTTTCCAATTTAGATGCTGGAGGTCGGCCGCAGAAGGTGATATTGTGCATTTTAGGACAGAAGATATTGATAATGACTATTTATTAGAATCTCGCACGATTTCCTCGCGCGGGCACCTTAGGCGGGCTCTTTCTCTGTTCTACTCCTCGAAACAACCTCATTCCCACCAGACCTATGCGTATCTCTTTCATGTTTGTGCACGCCTCCGCTGCCTCCAAGAAGGTGTGGGACTGCACCGTTACATGTTGTCTCAAAATCCCATGGTCTCATTTGATCTCTTTGTTACCAATCATCTTATCAACATGTATTGTAAATGTGGTCACTTAGACTATGCCAACCAATTATTTAATGAGATGCCTAGGAGAAACTATGTTTCTTGGACTGTGCTTATAACCGGATTTTCTCAGTATGGTCATGTGGATGAGTGCTTCCTTATATTTTCAAGAATGTTGGTAGATCACAGGCCCAATGAGTTTACGGTTTCAAGTTTGCTTACCTCATTTGGTGAGCACGACGGTGAACGTGGGCGGCAGATACATGGGTTTGCCTTGAAAATCTCTTTAGATGCCTTTGTTTATGTTGCAAATGCTCTTATTACCATGTATAGCAAGATTTGCTCTGAAGATGGTGCTTTTAAGGATAGTAAAGATGATGATGCGTGGACTATGTTCAAGAGCATGGAAAATCCCAGCCTTATAACGTGGAACTCGATGATTGCAGGGTTTTGTTTTCGAAAACTTGGACATCAGgctatctatttatttatgcaaATGAACCGTCATGGAATTGGGTTTGATCGTGCAACACTTGTAAGCACTTTGTCTTCCACAAGTTTCTGCAACAGGGATGAATTTGGGCGGAGATTGAGCTTTTGTCATCAGATACACTGTCAAGCATTAAAAACTGCTTTCATTTCCGAAGTTGAAATAATTACTGCATTAGTGAAAACTTATGCAGAACTTGGAGGGGATATTGCGGATAGTTATAGGCTTTTTGTTGAAGCTGGATATAATCGGGATATAGTTTTATGGACCAGCATTATGGCAGCTTTTATAGACCATGACCCTGGGAAAACCCTTTCCCTATTTTGTCAGTTCAGACAAGAAGGTTTAACTCCAGATGGACACACCTTTTCAATTGTATTGAAGGCTTGTGCTGGATTTCTAACCGAGAAACACGCCTCAACATATCATTCACTGCTAATTAAATCTATGTCTGAGGATCACACTGTCCTTAATAATGCTTTGATTCATGCTTATGGGAGATGTGGTTCAATTTCTTCCTCTAAGAAAGTGTTCAATCAAATGAAACATCATGATTTGGTTTCTTGGAACACAATGATGAAGGCCTACGCTCTCCATGGTCAAGCTGAAATTGCATTGCAGCTTTTTACAAAGATGAATGTGCCACCTGATGCTACTACATTTGTCTCTCTTCTTTCAGCATGTAGCCATGCTGGGCTGGTGGAAGAAGGGACCAgccttttcaattcaattacaaattatGGTATTGTTTGTCGACTAGATCACTATGCTTGCATGGTTGACATTTTGGGGAGATCTGGTCAAGTTCAAGAGGCTCATGATTTTATAAGTAACATGCCTATAGAACCtgattttgttgtttggaGTTCTTTCCTGGGATCATGTAGGAAGTATGGTGCAACAGGATTGGCCAAATTAGCATCTTATAAATTGAAGGAGTTAGATCCTAGCAACTCCTTAGCTTATGTGCAAATGTCAAATCTATATTGCTTCAATGGCAGTTTTTATGAAGCAGACTTAATTAGGATGGAAATGACAGGGTCTAGAGTGAAAAAGGAACCTGGATTGAGTCGGgtagaaattgaaaatcaagTGCACGAGTTTGCATCTGGAGGACGCTGTCATCCACAGAGGGAGGTCATATGCAATGAGCTTGAAAAACTCATTGGGAGGTTAAAGGAGATTGGTTATGTGCCTGAGACAAGCTTAGCATTGCATGACGTGGAACAAGAGCAAAAAGAGCAGCAACTATATCATCATAGCGAGAAGTTGGCTTTGGTTTTTTCTGTAATGAATGATTATAACTTGGGTCGTGTCAATAATCCTATAAGGATTATGAAAAACATCCGAATTTGTGTAGATTGTCATAATTTCATGAAGTTAGCTTCAAGGCTACTTCAGAAGGAGATTGTCATTAGAGACTCTAATCGGTTTCATCATTTCATGGCCGGTTTATGCTCGTGCAATGACTACTGGTAATCAATCGGCATCAAACATTCAAGAACCTGAGTTTCCACTGCAATCATCCATAGTTTGTAACCTCCAATATGAACAGGATGAAGTTGTTTTCAGTAACATTGCCACTTATATCAATAATCTCAGTTCCTTATTGTTGAAGTATGGTACCATAGATTCTTAAGGACACGAAAGTTTTGATGCCACATGAAGGTTGCAGTCATAGTACCAAATTGAACTGCAAATGATACTATAAGCAGGTGATACCGTAATGGTACCTGACTGTTTTTTATCTACAAGATGATACTCCTTTTCAAGCTCAACCTTAGATGATTTACTCCTCCATGAAGGAGAGGCCGATGTTTTCTGACTCAATTATTGATCCTTGTTCAATatcagaaaaaagaaaagccatACCCTGCAGCTTGTTATCATtaccaagaaaaaagaagaaataaactctctctaaaaacaaaaaaagaaaacccaataCACAGGAACGACCAAATCCAGACTTCTGGAAGTTGCTTTTACCAACTGCAAACAAGAAGCGTCTCCATTATAGTGATTATAAATGATGGAACTTCCAATTATTGTGCAACTTCTAATTCGTTTGGATTTCTTAATCATTACTAACTAGATTTCATCAGACCTTTGGTTTTTGTCCTTCAGCAGACTACCTCAAGTTTAGTTTCAAATGTTTCTCaaattcataatatttatgtaattCCTTGTATATTTCTTGTTATTGGCATTATTACTTTTTCCTGCGggaaaatacaaatatatatatatttgaagaataaaatacTAGCAAAGAAGGAAGACAAGGTACTCCCAAACATATCAATCAATGAAAGCTTGTGCAAGCATTGCCCCTGTGGGTCTTCGTCGGCATGAAAATTTTTCAACACTCTTAACTAAGAAACATGATTTCGTGGTGAGAAATGTGTAAAATATGCAAAACCTTGAACCTCAACTTTCTCTTTAAAGATTCAGCCGTTTTGATCAATCCGAATTCTCACTATTGCTGAATTGCATTGTAATAGTGTCTTCTAAGCACATGACCCTATTCTTCTGTCGTGAAAAACGAGCTTCATGAATCTGTGGAAATATTGTAGAGAATGCGGAAAGAAgtcaaaaacaacaaacaaaatcctcCTTCCTGCACTTGAAAGGAGgcaataaaaatttagaacaacttttaattgtttagatGTTTGTAAATTTGACCTATATTTACTCACATTCGTTTTCACATGgctgtttgaattttttactttattttcattgtttATTGTCTGAtcactttctttcttaaacggaagttttctttaactacttttaaaagtatgtaGGAGCTTGGTACTATTCTAATCCTCTTGTGCTACTTCACATTATTCTCATGCTAGAATGTTTTGTTACATTTCACATGCCTAAATGCTTTGCCTGTTTCCATATGAGCGTCTGTAGTTCAATCCTTAATTGAGCTCAAACGGTATGCAGCTTATACACGTATAATAGTTATATCAACTTTCAACTTACGAATAACTTAATTTCTGTTAATATTTCGTTTATCTTATAGttcaatacttttcttttccactaTGATAGATAGTTATTCCCTGAAATCCTCGATTGCTAACGTGACATCCGTCATCCATCATCAATCATCATCAATTTATCTGATTGGCTGGGATAGAACACTGCTTATAAACTAACGACCAGAAGACTATATTTGAAGTACATGTTGGTTTCTAGGAGCATCAGCATGTGGTCTTTGCCCGCTATAGGGTGTTGGTACCCTTGTGCATTTGCTCGGTTTAGAGTTTTTTGTGCTTCTAGTCAGCTACCTTTGCCTCCCAAAGACGAAACCCTGAGAACAATTCACAATTCTGGAGTCATTGCTTGCCTTCGCGCTAGCAGGTAACCCATTTTTATGGAATACTTTGTCTTTTAGAACATGGTTGTGCTGGATTCTCTTAAAACTCTCTGCTTCATGAGTTTGAGTTATTAGTTCTTGATGGCCAGCAGGTAAACTCCAATATCTTTGTTATTTCCTCCGTATGTTTTACTAGTTAGCTGATACATGACATCAAGCACTGTTATCTGTATAAACCATTTACATTACTATATTACTAAAAATGGTCAGATAGCACCAACTTTATGGtaacatacatttttattgttttattagtTTGCAAAAGTAGAATCTGACCTCAATTTTGGAAATCATTGCA encodes:
- the LOC101219023 gene encoding pentatricopeptide repeat-containing protein At1g71420; translated protein: MKLTTIYCSFHGIRNLVSCPSKHAFGFQFRCWRSAAEGDIVHFRTEDIDNDYLLESRTISSRGHLRRALSLFYSSKQPHSHQTYAYLFHVCARLRCLQEGVGLHRYMLSQNPMVSFDLFVTNHLINMYCKCGHLDYANQLFNEMPRRNYVSWTVLITGFSQYGHVDECFLIFSRMLVDHRPNEFTVSSLLTSFGEHDGERGRQIHGFALKISLDAFVYVANALITMYSKICSEDGAFKDSKDDDAWTMFKSMENPSLITWNSMIAGFCFRKLGHQAIYLFMQMNRHGIGFDRATLVSTLSSTSFCNRDEFGRRLSFCHQIHCQALKTAFISEVEIITALVKTYAELGGDIADSYRLFVEAGYNRDIVLWTSIMAAFIDHDPGKTLSLFCQFRQEGLTPDGHTFSIVLKACAGFLTEKHASTYHSLLIKSMSEDHTVLNNALIHAYGRCGSISSSKKVFNQMKHHDLVSWNTMMKAYALHGQAEIALQLFTKMNVPPDATTFVSLLSACSHAGLVEEGTSLFNSITNYGIVCRLDHYACMVDILGRSGQVQEAHDFISNMPIEPDFVVWSSFLGSCRKYGATGLAKLASYKLKELDPSNSLAYVQMSNLYCFNGSFYEADLIRMEMTGSRVKKEPGLSRVEIENQVHEFASGGRCHPQREVICNELEKLIGRLKEIGYVPETSLALHDVEQEQKEQQLYHHSEKLALVFSVMNDYNLGRVNNPIRIMKNIRICVDCHNFMKLASRLLQKEIVIRDSNRFHHFMAGLCSCNDYW